From Primulina tabacum isolate GXHZ01 chromosome 2, ASM2559414v2, whole genome shotgun sequence, one genomic window encodes:
- the LOC142537622 gene encoding uncharacterized protein LOC142537622, with the protein MPPKKKNIEGDDRTPNKIAKVVDEFSKLLKEQEKVHGQQIQQLLSMQNTTQGRGQGRGQGRTESSEDGAYDHFRRMNPPEFIDGTDPLMALEWIKSLEAIFDYLKFTDQEKVSCVVFMLVKAARIWWEATKVTVNVQELKWNEFKDLFYAKYFSSEVKAKKVKEFLELKQDAMSVTEYTLKFEEGCVFVPFIAEHDKDKGEHFLRGLKPEIRIDVHMSKVVTYQDNVERALLAEHDEQEIEKERQLRRQAFQARGQGASADVRGGHNGKGKMEQRNKPIVPSSVTERPLCPKCGKPHKGECLVGSRQCFRCKEMGHTALKCPLSSGKGKVQGRIFAMTKESVNPDDSSKIPGNILIYGKEAITLIDTGVTHSFMSEVFMHSISVEPTVMPLHFNIVLPSGDEICATNIIKACPVQVGNRLRFADLIVIPMVAFYVILGMDWLFAYRPVIDCVGKTVKFLVDDHDGDVFVDLGSSMGIPIISCLQANKLLHNGCMGFLASVVDVQKESNLQLQGTDVVQDYPDVFADDMPGLPPDREVKFVIDLIPCTSPISKAPYRMDPTEMKELKTQL; encoded by the coding sequence ATGCCTCCCAAGAAAAAGAATATTGAAGGGGATGATAGGACCCCTAATAAGATTGCAAAGGTGGTAGATGAATTCAGTAAGTTATTGAAGGAGCAAGAAAAGGTCCATGGACAACAAATTCAACAGTTATTGAGCATGCAAAATACGACCCAGGGTCGTGGCCAAGGAAGAGGTCAAGGCAGAACGGAAAGTTCTGAAGATGGTGCTTATGATCATTTCAGACGTATGAACCCTCCGGAGTTTATCGATGGTACTGATCCACTAATGGCTCTGGAATGGATCAAATCATTGGAAGCCATATTTGATTATTTGAAGTTCACTGACCAAGAGAAGGTAAGTTGTGTTGTTTTTATGTTGGTCAAAGCTGCTCGTATCTGGTGGGAAGCCACCAAGGTGACAGTTAATGTTCAAGAATTAAAGTGGAACgagtttaaagatttattctacgCCAAATATTTCTCGAGCGAAGTCAAGGCCAAGAAGGTGAAAgaatttcttgaattaaagCAAGATGCTATGTCTGTTACTGAGTACACCCTGAAGTTTGAAGAAGGATGTGTCTTTGTTCCTTTTATTGCTGAGCATGATAAAGATAAAGGTGAACACTTCCTTCGTGGATTGAAGCCAGAGATTCGAATAGATGTGCATATGTCCAAGGTGGTCACATACCAGGATAATGTTGAGAGGGCCTTGCTAGCCGAGCACGATGAGCAAGAGATCGAGAAAGAGAGGCAGCTAAGAAGGCAAGCTTTCCAAGCAAGAGGCCAAGGTGCAAGTGCAGATGTACGAGGTGGCCACAATGGTAAAGGTAAAATGGAGCAGCGTAATAAACCTATTGTGCCTTCTTCTGTTACTGAGAGaccattgtgtcccaagtgtgGAAAGCCACACAAGGGTGAATGTTTGGTGGGTAGTCGACAATGTTTTAGATGCAAGGAGATGGGGCACACGGCATTGAAATGTCCTCTCTCCTCAGGCAAAGGAAAAGTCCAAGGCAGAATTTTTGCTATGACGAAGGAAAGTGTTAATCCTGATGATTCTTCTAAAATACCAGGTAATATTTTAATCTACGGCAAAGAAGCAATTACATTGATTGACACTGGTGTAacccattcttttatgtctgaagtgTTTATGCATTCTATATCTGTTGAACCTACTGTTATGCCATTACACTTCAATATTGTGTTGCCCTCTGGGGATGAAATTTGTGCCACTAATATTATCAAGGCATGTCCCGTACAAGTGGGTAATAGATTACGGTTTGCTGACCTTATTGTTATTCCAATGGTTGCATTTTATGTTATAttgggtatggattggttattTGCTTATCGTCCGGTGATCGATTGTGTTGGCAAAACAGTGAAGTTTTTAGTTGATGACCATGATGGTGATGTGTTTGTTGATCTAGGCTCTTCGATGGGTATTCCTATTATTTCTTGCCTTCAAGCTAATAAGTTGTTGCACAATGGTTGTATGGGTTTTCTAGCTTCAGTGGTTGATGTGCAAAAGGAAAGTAATTTGCAATTACAGGGTACTGATGTGGTTCAGGATTATCCTGACGTATTTGCTGATGATATGCCTGGATTACCACCTGATCGAGAGGTGAAGTTTGTTATTGATTTAATTCCATGTACATCTCCAATTTCCAaggctccatacagaatggatcctactgaaatgaaagaattgaagactcAATTGTAG